From the genome of Tistrella bauzanensis:
CCATTCGCAATCTCACGACCAAGCTGGGCGAAGAGTTTCTGGTGGTGGCGCTGGTCTGCGCACTGTTCCTTTGGCATCTTCGTTCTGCGCTGGTGGCCATCATCTCGCTACCTCTGGGCGTGATGACGGCGTTCCTGGTCATGCGCTACCAGGGCATCAACGCCAACATCATGTCGCTGGGGGGGATTGCCATCGCCGTGGGGGCGATGGTGGATGCAGCGGTGGTGATGATCGAGAACGCCCACAAGAAGCTGGAGGCTTGGCAGCACGCGCACCCGGATCAACGACTGCAGGGCAAGGAACGGTGGGACGTGATCACACAGGCCGCAGAGGAAGTCGGTCCTGCGCTCTTCTTCTCGCTGCTCATCATCACGCTCTCGTTCATCCCGGTCTTCACCCTAGAAGCGCAGGAAGGCCGGCTGTTCGGCCCGCTGGCGTTCACCAAGACCTACGCGATGGCCGCGGCCGCAGGGCTGTCAGTGACGCTGATTCCCGTACTCATGGGCTACTGGATTCGCGGGCGTATCCCGGATGAGCAGAAGAACCCCATCACCCGCATCCTGATTGCAGCCTACCGGCCAGCACTGGAGTGGGTACTGCGCCGGCCTAAGGCGACGCTGCTGATCGCCGTGCTGGCCTTGGCGACCACGGCCTGGCCCTTGGCGCGGCTCGGCGGTGAGTTTCTGCCGAGGTTGGACGAAGGGGACCTGCTCTACATGCCCTCGGCCCTGCCGGGACTCTCGGCGCAGCGCGCCACGGAGTTGCTGCAGCTGAGCAACCGCATGATCAAGACCGTACCTGAAGTGGACAAGGTGTTCGGCAAGGCAGGACGGGCCGAAACTGCGACCGATCCGGCGCCCCTTGAGATGTTCGAGACCACGGTGAAGCTCAAGCCCAGGGAACAATGGCGTCCAGGCATGACGCCCGAGAAGCTCGTGGAAGAGCTGGATCGTGCCGTGAAGATCCCGGGCCTGTCCAATATCTGGATTCCCCCTATCCGCAATCGCATCGACATGCTGGCTACCGGCATCAAGAGCCCGATCGGGGTGAAGGTGACCGGCAACGACCTGGGCGTGATCGATCGCATCGCTGCAGAGGTCGAGCAGGTCGCCAAGGGCATTCCCGGCGTGACGTCATCCCTCGCGGAGCGCTTGACGGGCGGGCGCTACGTGGATGTTCAGATCGACCGCGTAGCCGCCGGTCGCTACGGCCTGAACATCGCCGATGTCCAGGCCGTCATCGCCGGCGCGGTGGGTGGCGAAAACGTCTCGGAAACGGTCGAGGGGCTTGCCCGCTTTCCGATCAATCTGCGCTACGCGCGAGAATGGCGTGATTCACCACAACGGCTGGCAGAACTACCCATCTTCACGCCGATGGGTCAGCAGATCACGTTGGGGACCGTGGCACGCATCGCGATCACCGATGGGCCGCCCATGCTCAAGAGCGAGAACGCACGGCCCTCCGGTTGGGTCTATGTCGATGTGCGCGGCCGTGATCTAGCCTCGGTGGCCAACGAACTGCGCGATGCCATCGGGCAGCAGGTCAAGCTGGAGCCGGGTGTGAGCATCACCTACTCCGGGCAGTTCGAATACATGGAGCGGGCCAATGCACGCCTGAAGGTTGTGGTGCCTGCCACCCTGTTGATCATCTTCGTTCTGTTGTACCTGACCTTCGCGCGTGTGGACGAAGCGGGCTTGATCATGGCGACCTTGCCCTTCGCGCTCACGGGGGGCATCTGGTTCCTGTACCTGCTGAACTACAACCTGTCCATCGCCACCGGCGTGGGATTCATCGCGCTGGCAGGTGTGGCGGCGGAGTTCGGCGTGGTGATGCTCATCTATCTGAAGCAGGCCTTGGCGGAACGTTGCCCCGATGGACGCGACCCGACGCGAGAAGAACTGCTCGATGCGATCCGGGAGGGTGCCGTGCTGCGCGTGCGGCCCAAGGCGATGACCGTCGCCGTCATCCTGGCGGGCCTGGTACCCATTGTCTGGAGCAGCGGTACGGGCTCGGAGGTCATGAGCCGCATCGCAGCCCCGATGCTTGGAGGGATGGTGACCGCTCCGTTGCTGTCGCTCTTCGTGATTCCGGCTGCCTACATGCTGATGCGTAAGCCGCGCTAACGTTGCAACGCGGCAGGGTCTCATAACCAAGGCCCTGCCGTTTCCGGTGCGGCCTATCGGCACCCGAGCGAATAACCATTCGACACATGCGCTTTAGCCGGCGTAAGAACTGGCCGAAGGCGCGGAGGCACGACTAACCGCTTGGCAGTGACGAGCCATATCAGGGAACAAAACCTGACCCCGGCCGTTCAGACAGAATCGTCAGCATTTCTATGACAGCCCGAACCTTGGGCTGCAGGTAACGCGATTGCGGCCACACTGCATGGATAGGCATCTCACCACCTGCCCAGTCCGGCAGCAAGGGGATCAAGCGCCCCTGCCGTATATCTTCGGCCACCAGCCATGTCGGCATCTGCATGATGCCGCAGCCGGCCAGACCCGCCGCCAACATTGCTTCACCATCACTGAATTCATGGCGCGGATAGATTTCCTGCCGACGTACGCGCTGGTCCGATACGCGGAGCAACCAAGTGGGTCTCTGCCGTCCCCGAGGACCAGTGATGCAGTCCCGATGCCTTACCCCATTACTTCTCGGTAATTACTGCGGCGCGCTCACTAATACGACCACTACATTCTGGGACGACGTAGGGGCTGACTCAGTCCGGTTGTAGGCGCTCAGAAGGCTATGGCCTTCAGGATGGCCGCACGCCTCATCGCGCCGCGCCGTATGCGCTGCGGACTGCAAAGGCCCGCATCCTGTAGCTCACTTCCGACGGCCAAAGCATCCATCTTTGGCCGTCGGCCAGCGTCAGGCACTTTCGAGCATTGCCGCATCATTTAGCAACCGTTGAATGCGCTGGCGAATCTCCTCTGGAATACCTTGCGCAGACGAATCAGGTCCGGGCCTGTTTGGCTGCTGCTGGGTGCCCGCGATGACCCGCACGACCATGCCCAAATTTCCGGGTGTCACGATGTCGATGGCCGCGCGATCACCCAGATCCGGGTGTACGCGGGTCAGCATCCGGTACAAGTCCCACGAATCCGCGTGCGGACACTGGTTCATGAGCACCTGGGCCAGTTTGTGGATACTTCCGGCGCCGGCGCCGGCGCACGCGTCGGGGGCGGTGGCACCTGCGACAGCCGCTGGAAGGTGATTCCCGCGTCGTTTGGCGTCACGACAATGGGGGTGACCACCACGGGCGGAGCCGAAGCCGCAGAAGTGCCTGCAACGATGGCGTCGGGGTTGTCCTCCCCTGCGATGGCTGGCACGCCCTCGATATGGATGGTGAGGTGGGCGCTGGCCGCTTCGACCTGGTCGGCCGCAAGCTTGACCGCGTGTCGCTTCTGTTTGCGATCGGTATGGGGGTTGATGCCCTTTGCCAGAAGCGCCCGGGCTTCGTCGCGCAAGGTGCGCGCTTCGCGCAAACCGATCTCGGGGTAGTTCCCCAGGGAGATGCGCTTTTGCTTGCCGAGCCAGTAATAGCGCAAATGCCACGACTTGCCGCCGGTGGGGGCGACCACCAGGCCGAGGCCATCGGTGTCGGGGATGCTGTACGTTTTCTCGGCGGCCTTGGCTTGCCGCACGGTCAGATCAGAGAGTGTCATCATCAAGCTCCTAAGTCTTGGACTTAGGCCCGATGCTGCTTGTCATCCCGATCCAACCCCAGCAACAACCCGGAACCGGCACCACCCGCATTCTTTGGCCTTGTTTTTGGCCTCAAAAACGCTGGCTGTCAGTGGGAAGGGATTCGAACCCTCGACCCCAACCTTGGCAAGGTTGTGCTCTACCCCTGAGCTACTCCCGCCCGCTCCATCCGGCAGCACCGCGCCGTCTGTGGGCGCGATAATATTCATCGCGACGCCGAGCGCAAGCGGTTTTTTTCATGAATGCGACAACACCGTGTCAGCCCCGCGCACCGCCACCGGATGCAGCGACGGGCGTGCGTTCAGGGCATCCTTGTCGAATCCCGCGATGTGCTTGTAATCGCCGATGATCCCGGTCAGTTCCGCCGCCGGCAGCACCGCATCGATCGCCGTGAACCCCTC
Proteins encoded in this window:
- a CDS encoding efflux RND transporter permease subunit, which translates into the protein MIAKLIRWSVANRFLVLLATAMLTAWGVWGVRSTPVDALPDLSDVQVIIRTNYPGQAPQIVENQVTYPLATTMLSVPGAKTVRGFSFFGDSFVYVLFEDGTDLYWARSRVLEYLNQVQGRLPATAKPALGPDATGVGWIFQYALVDRTGKNDLAQLRALQDWFLKFELKSLPNVAEVASVGGMVKQYQVVLDPIKLASYGLSQAQVRDALMGANQETGGSVLELSGAEYMVRASGYLKTLDEFREIPLTARGGVPVRLGDVATLQIGPEMRRGIAELDGEGEVAGGVVVLRSGKNAQETIAAVKAKLAELQGSLPPGVEIVTSYDRSALIERAIRNLTTKLGEEFLVVALVCALFLWHLRSALVAIISLPLGVMTAFLVMRYQGINANIMSLGGIAIAVGAMVDAAVVMIENAHKKLEAWQHAHPDQRLQGKERWDVITQAAEEVGPALFFSLLIITLSFIPVFTLEAQEGRLFGPLAFTKTYAMAAAAGLSVTLIPVLMGYWIRGRIPDEQKNPITRILIAAYRPALEWVLRRPKATLLIAVLALATTAWPLARLGGEFLPRLDEGDLLYMPSALPGLSAQRATELLQLSNRMIKTVPEVDKVFGKAGRAETATDPAPLEMFETTVKLKPREQWRPGMTPEKLVEELDRAVKIPGLSNIWIPPIRNRIDMLATGIKSPIGVKVTGNDLGVIDRIAAEVEQVAKGIPGVTSSLAERLTGGRYVDVQIDRVAAGRYGLNIADVQAVIAGAVGGENVSETVEGLARFPINLRYAREWRDSPQRLAELPIFTPMGQQITLGTVARIAITDGPPMLKSENARPSGWVYVDVRGRDLASVANELRDAIGQQVKLEPGVSITYSGQFEYMERANARLKVVVPATLLIIFVLLYLTFARVDEAGLIMATLPFALTGGIWFLYLLNYNLSIATGVGFIALAGVAAEFGVVMLIYLKQALAERCPDGRDPTREELLDAIREGAVLRVRPKAMTVAVILAGLVPIVWSSGTGSEVMSRIAAPMLGGMVTAPLLSLFVIPAAYMLMRKPR